From the genome of Oryza glaberrima chromosome 1, OglaRS2, whole genome shotgun sequence:
TGCTACCTCccggccgtgccgccgcgccggtggtcgccgccccccggccggccggccggtgagcCGATTCCCGCTCGCCCGTGGCCGCCCGATTCACCTCGGGTGGATATGGGCCgtccacgtggccctccccgtgccgctcggcgtcgccgcccctGTGGCatcacgtcggcgccacctcgtcCTCCCCGTCCCGCGTGGCcaccacgtggtgcgcccgCCGGCATCGCGCGCGTGGACCGAGTTCACCGTGCACCCATCCCTTTGAGCcaccgataggtggggcccacttgtcggcGCCACCTATTTCCCTTGGTGACGTCATAATCCattaataattgcgcaataaatcattaataattatagaaatttatttaaatggctcagaacttctaaaattcatatctaattcatacgaactccaaattgggtcattcaacttgcaaaattcatctaaaattgagctctacctatttgtttactttttatgtactgttttcttggtgtttattagagttttttcctcttttgcgtgccagcgtgtagaatccattgtttcggaagatcgcggtcgcgaggaaaagagttcagaagattgttgtgaagaagcaaggcaagtcacacattccccttgagcatgttgatcccaattgataaatgttttatcgtttgcaaataaatgtgcatgttttgctaattacatgggatcagggtttacctatctgcttgcttgtgccatgtttacttgatatatgTCATTTGTCAACCTtaggtaataaatcgactagctcatgttacttatgtgacccagctagaactatatgcttagccatgcttaattgccactagctcagttgatggaataattgcagtattagacctttttagtagcAGAACAAGCTGTGTGCTCGAGACATCCGGCCATGTTTCATTGGCCGTAATTATTCAACTAAAATGTGTggatgcatggttttgctagtcgcacccatggcaattaagaaTCGGTTCACGGGATACACTGGAAGACATACAACGCTTGCCACAGGCGGGAATGTGTAACTgcctgacttgaagtatagctttcCTCTGACTGACGttcccaggcaagggtgggcgtgatggagttgggttgGCCGGGGTgttcggttgatcggcttccgaaCTCACCGTGGCACGAGAGGGAACTGTcggctgccttgcgaggagtgggggtgaaacctgaggtgtggtgggATTGGTCAGAGggagttatatgaagggtcttgtcacaatcactcgatatggtgacgtgttcatcatgggtgcatgatgacacggtgacatgccggtggattgtgtcttctGGGTATAGTCGTatacctctggccagagtaaaactattcgaatagtcgtgcccacggttatgggcgatcgaccacattgaccatgattagtctcacccctaataaatcgacccaatgcactgtagttcaggtgggttggttgggcatgttcaacgtggtgtagcgttgatcagtagAGATCTAATTTACTCTCGCTTTGAATCCTCACGTTGAGCGGCAAAATGGCATGTGGATTATATTGGCTTTGAGGTTCATGCATGTGGTTAGTTAAGTTTTTGGCGTTCACAGTAATGTCACGTCACGTAGGCTATGGCAATGGGTATAAGATCTAAGTTTTTCATAGTACAAGTGACTCTAGGAGtagatttaattttatatttcagcCCCTTGATACTTTTTATATTAGctctctttttaaaaaatttatgtggaGGTCCTAAATTTACACCGAACACCCTAGAATCCAGAACAAAGCGAGGAAGGAGAGTATAGAGGGCTCAGATCTGATCACCATAATAGAGGAAAAGGCCGACCTAAACCTATTTTGTGAACTTTTGATAGTTCAACAAGTATAACTTGATGCTTTATGTTTAATACAAAATATCTCTAGTAGGATTTAAGGAagtttcatttatttattaggCTGCACGATTCATGGAATGATCTTAGGAGTGAAATTTAGTTCACTTAAGTAGagaatctatttaaaaaacataGGATAGGAGCGAGAAACCCATGAGTTGATCTTAAAAATGAAGTTTAGGTGAGTTTATTTACTTAATGTAGAAGAGGTAACTAGGATATGTCAAACATTACCTGTGAATTTTTCGCTAGCCCCAACAGAGGACAGTCGCGGAGATATCATGCGAGACTGATAGGCACGGCTCTCCACCAGCCCAAACAATAGAGTGATCGCTGGAAGATGGTTTGCAATTTTGCAACCATTGCATGCATATGGGCAAAAAATTCTGATTCCAGCTCAGTGGCTATGTGAATCAAGCAGCGTCCATTATCTTCTCTCATTCAACTAATAGGGTACAAAACTTGGGATGGCAGTCCACCatcatattataattatatgatCTACTTCGTATTCTCAATCTGCCGAGTTCCATCAGTTCACGCATCATCGACACCAGTCATAGGGTCAGCTTCCTTGGGCTCCTCGTCTCCACCATCGTTGCCCTCTTCGGCCAGGGCATCCTTCATCTGATAATCCACCTTGAAATCGTAGTCTGCATCCATGTCGGTCAGCACGCTGAACTTGTTTGCCTTGCGCCTCTTCTTCTCGGCTTTCCTCTTGCGAGGATCAAGTATTCCCTCTGCTGTGTACAGCTTGTCATTCTGTGTGCTCGCGCTGGCCGTCTTGGCTCCTTCACGCTCATTTGCATCGGACATCGACTCATCATGGTTTTCCTGCGCAGGTTCATTCTGCTTCTTGCCATCCTATATCAAGCACAAGACAAGTACATTATCTAATTGCAGTGTCATGACTCATCGATGATGCCAACTATGGCAATCCTGTTCCTAGCACAAATGTCATGCAAATCACACCCATAAAGAATAGAGATTATTTTCAATGGGACGAAAACCATAGTAATACCTCTAGCATCTCTTCGTCAATCTGCGGTGGGGCATTAGATGGAATCTCAATGTGACGGAACTCCTCCAGTGATTTCAGACCACCAATATATGATGACTCAGCTTTGTAAATTTCATCAATGTTAAATTCTTTCCCAGTCTCTGAAATAATTACTGCATCGGAGTCGTCTACAGCATCCCTTTTAGGTGGTACCGTAAAATAGGGTATTTTACCTAAAAAATAACAGTGTCACATGACTCAGAAACGGAATAAGAGTAAAGAAAAATCAGTACAGGAGGAATCATCGACCATACCCTCATTCCAGTCATGAAGTACAATTCTTGCAGCAGCTTCAACATCCACTATACCACCTTTTTTCAATTTCCCCCGGAGTGTGGCAACTTTCTGAAGGAAATCGTCCACTGAAGTAAATGTTGGAACCCTGTAAAGGGATAGCAGCTTCTCGTGCGGGCATAGATCGAGAATTTCCTTTACTGAGAGGATGTAAAGTGAAGAAAAATGGAACAAGTTATAATACAGTGCACTTCCAGCAACATTTAATGCATATTGTTGAATGAGATAGTATTAGTATACAcataataaaaacatatatagctaATTAAATGAAGATTTCAGCAAAACTATCTGAATAGCACCAAAATGATGCAAGCTATTTTTCAACACTTACCAGGACTGATTGGATCTTCCATCTTCTCAACTCGTTTGCAGTTGCGAAGGGCCACAGATACACCACTATTGGAAGATTTCAGCATCACAACACCAGGACAATCTAGCAGCTTCACCTTCTTGTCTAACTGAACTTCTTGCATTGATCTAGTAACTCCTGGAGTGGACCCAACATTAACCACACGGGACCTCTTCAAACTGTTAATCAGACTGCTCTTGCCAACATTAGGAAGACCAACAATACCCACAGTAATTGCCAGTTTGAGCTGtaacatataaataataaaaattatctaAAAGGGCAACATaaagcagaaaagaaaaaaaaaactcatacgCATCGCTACAGGTCAGAGTGTGCAAAATGAGAATTAAAAGCTCATGAATTCCCTAGCGACAGTACCACTGTACAAACATGACAAAATGAAAGAGAACTACTTGGAACAACAAATTCAACTGTGCCCATATAACAAATTAAGGTAGGCCATTCTTGAGATTAGAAAATTATTACTACTTGATGTTATCATCAATGTTAATATGGTTTGCATAAAGCAGTACACAGAACAAACGGAATGGAAATTCAATATTTTCATGCCAGGTGAGGTATCAAAGGTACTGTTTGCTAAGATGGCAATTTTAACAATTACTACAGATTATTTCAACAAGCAGACTCTAACAACAATCCATTTACACTGCCCACTGAAGTTATGATACACATGTGAACGTTGATCAGTTACCTCATGACTCCTGGAATAATTCTTGAGTAATTTGATCAGGTTCTCAGCACCAAGACAATCACTGCTTTGTGGGATATTGCTTGATTTATCAATCTTTGATGATTTCCATCCCAGTTTTGTCCTCTGCTCTTGGGTATTGCACTTAAATGCGACAGTAGGCATTTCCTCTCTTAGGTACGTAAGCCATTTCTCTACTGACTCCTTGGGAACAAGATCTGGATGCCACGAATTGAAATTGAGATGTTACAAGAAAGTAGACATAACACGAGTGAAGTCCGAACTCAAAGAAAACTTGAATTGTACCTATCTTGTTCAGAAGTAGCACAATCCGTTTACTGGGATCAGCCTTCCTGACCATCTTTTCCATGTCAATGCAACGAGTGCCCAGTGGATCTCTGGCATCGAGAACCTCAAGAATGACATCAGACGCTTCAATAACTTTAACAAGCTCCTTGTAGAAGGCTCTCTCTGAATGATCTGGAGATACAATCAGCAGATTTAGGAATAACGTAACTGCAAACAGTAAGTCAGCAAAGCATGACAAGTAGGAACATTGAACCTCACCTTGGCTCTTAACCACGTCTAAAGAGGCATTCTCCTTTGCTGCATCCTTCTCTGCAAACTCGCTGCCCTGAGCAGAAGCTGCAGAGGCCAAATTAGCAATGTCCTCGTCCTCAAGCAATCCAAGCTTTCTCTTCCTAGCCTGAACAGAAGTGGTCACAATATTCTACCattggtcaaacagtacaagcaagaTGTAAAATACAAATGAAACTAAATAAGGTGCAGAAATATTTAATCCTCTCTTCCCAGTGCAGGTATGTGTTACTCACACAAGTCCATGTTAAGGCACTGAATGTGTAGTGTTTGCATACAACATTCTAATGAAATCTCATAAATTTCAGTGCCATTCATATGTGCATTCAACACACTTCTGAACAGATGTCCCAAAATTTCACAatcatcgttttttttttacaggaatAAAAATTAGCGCCCCAGACAATGACATATGGCATGAAATCTACCCCCAAAAACACCTTGCTTACAGTAACAGTTACCCGTTCAGTTAAAACATATAATCCAAGAATTTCATTCAACGACTAGAATCGCCAATCGAAAGGAAACCAGAGAAATCGACCCTGGCAAAACAACTTTAGCAGCAGCAAGGATAGAAAGAAAGACAAAGAGGGAGAAAGGCGGTGCCCGGCTCACCCTCTCCTTGCGCGCCTCCTTCTTGAGCTCGAGCTCCTGGAGCGCCTGCGCGCGGCGGGCCTCGAGGGCCTTGAGCTCCTGCTCCTTGAAGGGCCACTCGTTGGGGATCCCGGGGTCCTTCTCGACCTTCTTCCTGTGGCTCTTCCCTTCCTTCTTGGCCTCCTTGCGCTTCTTGCGGTGGTGCTCCTTCACCTTGCGGAGCACCTTGTGCTTCTGCCGCAGCGTCACGCGCTTGCTCTTGCTCTTCTTGCTCTTCTTCaccatcttctcctcctcgcgattgctagccgccgccgccgccgccgagggaagaagggaaggaagggccgaggaggggaggaagaggaaagagGAAGGAGGCGTTGGAGGGAGATGAGCTAGGGTTTTAGCTGGCGGCTGCGCGTGGTTCCGCTCAGTAATGGGCTGGGCCGACCGTAAAATCGGAGGGTCGTGGTGGCTATTGGGCTGCCACGTAAGTACCCTTCTGTTACAAGAGGAAGGAACTAGTCCACATTGCGTCCTCCTCTTTCCGTCGAGTTTAATCGGCAACTCTAAACTGAACTTATTAAAATCGTTAAAATCAGATCCTCCGGCAGTATAgatggttgttttttttatgactaGACGTTTACGTGGGGAAAAAATGAGCCCCACGTGTCATCCTCACTCTATTCCTCCCCCTTTCTTCTCCATCTCTTATCCCCTTTTCTCTCCAACTCTCGAGAGGAGCAAGCAGTGCGCAGGTGCAGCTTGGAGAGCCGACGGATAGTGCAGTTGAGGAGCGACCTAACATGGGGGGTGGTGTGCCCGCCTGCGTGTGGACCGCGATGCCCAGTGAGGGGTGGGGATCGAAGGTGAGGGCGAAGGAGGGGCGGTGGGGAAGGCAGCCGGCGAGCTCGCCTAACCTTTGTTAGGGGCGAGTCCTTGGCGGGGAGGTGGGACACGATGTCATGCAAGTGCACATCGGGGAGGCTGCTGATGCGGTTGAAGCTGCCACGGCTCGCTTTCGATGCATAGGTGAGGAGGCTAGTGTCAACAAGCGGTAGCAGGACGAAGTAGTGCATGACCAGAGATCATGCCAATGTTGGAGTCCAGCATCCTAGCGTCCATCTGTCCCTCGGTCCGTCGCAGTATCTCGTGAACGGTGAAGCCCACGAGCACATCCTCCTCATTGCGTCGCGGTTGCACCATGGTCGCGGCGCCAACAAGGGTTTGGAGCATGGTGGATTGGGATCTAGGATTGGAGAGCGTGGAGTggagtcaaacatgtgagaaaaagtcaaacatgtgagaaaaagatgaatggtcaaacatgtgagaaaaaatcaacggcgtcatctattaaaaaacggagggagtaaggccttaattttgattttgttttcaaaCACAGTAAGGCGTGCATATAACTACTGTTTTTGTAGCACCTGTTAACCAATATAAGCTTCAATGAAGTATTTTCTTCCGGTAGAAGGACCTCAGAGCCAATCCATCATATATTCTCTATCATTAGAAAAAGGGAATAACTATCAAGAAAAAGAACGAACAAAATTCAGCAATGCGCAATAAACCTAAGACCATGTGGGACAAAACTGAATATTACACAAATTTTCAATCCTGATTTATTAGCTTCTTAGCTTATTTGCCactgccaaattttgaattttgaaacttaattttggAGTTAATTTTGTAGTCTTGTCAACGTAGTATATTTTTCACTATTGGCTTTTAAATCATTAACAACACATATATGAAAAGGTTTTACCATAAATTGTTTATCTTGcttcattcatttttttatggatTGTCGGCTTAAACGATCAGAACCAAAGCATAATAGTTATATATGTTAATCTTGACAATCTTGACAAAGATGACCAATGAAAAGATAAAGGCGGCACACCCTCTACTGGATGTTTTAGTTTTTTGCTGTACTCTTGCCTGGGTACATTATTATGTATTTATGTGTAGAGGATGCAGCCTGCAGATGTATCGTTCATCTTCCATTGTCAATTCAGGCAAATGTCTCTGTTCACCGCATGTGTTCAGGCGCAAGTGATTTGTGTTTCTCTGTCAACACGTGTTCAGGAGTACTCCATTCTCCTTATTCTGCCACGCATAGACCAGCTTCTTTCTTGAAAGGAAATAACAGAAATTGTAAAACAGACAGAATAATActacttccatcccaaaatCTCGATTTTGCGTCAGTGAATAATTTGCAGGCTCCCTAAATGATACAGTATATATGCTTCAGTGTGGTCTCCCGTTGTTCTGTCCCAGGAGCATCACAagtaaaatgaaataaattgaacAACAGAAACCAGGGTTTTGTTCCTATCAACTCAGAAAACCCTTCTTTCTAAAAAGTTAATGCCACTAAATACCTAAAACTCAACATTAAAGCATAGATTTCTAAAATCTACATACAAGCATGTCACATCAACCCAATGAACACATAAAGCTCAACATACAaatatatagtaattatatctacaatttattcATGCTACACATGAT
Proteins encoded in this window:
- the LOC127754637 gene encoding guanine nucleotide-binding protein-like NSN1, whose amino-acid sequence is MVKKSKKSKSKRVTLRQKHKVLRKVKEHHRKKRKEAKKEGKSHRKKVEKDPGIPNEWPFKEQELKALEARRAQALQELELKKEARKERARKRKLGLLEDEDIANLASAASAQGSEFAEKDAAKENASLDVVKSQDHSERAFYKELVKVIEASDVILEVLDARDPLGTRCIDMEKMVRKADPSKRIVLLLNKIDLVPKESVEKWLTYLREEMPTVAFKCNTQEQRTKLGWKSSKIDKSSNIPQSSDCLGAENLIKLLKNYSRSHELKLAITVGIVGLPNVGKSSLINSLKRSRVVNVGSTPGVTRSMQEVQLDKKVKLLDCPGVVMLKSSNSGVSVALRNCKRVEKMEDPISPVKEILDLCPHEKLLSLYRVPTFTSVDDFLQKVATLRGKLKKGGIVDVEAAARIVLHDWNEGKIPYFTVPPKRDAVDDSDAVIISETGKEFNIDEIYKAESSYIGGLKSLEEFRHIEIPSNAPPQIDEEMLEDGKKQNEPAQENHDESMSDANEREGAKTASASTQNDKLYTAEGILDPRKRKAEKKRRKANKFSVLTDMDADYDFKVDYQMKDALAEEGNDGGDEEPKEADPMTGVDDA